The following coding sequences are from one Schizosaccharomyces osmophilus chromosome 1, complete sequence window:
- the prp2 gene encoding U2 small nuclear RNA auxiliary factor small subunit, U2AF-59, with protein sequence MDLSSRISESRSLRRSRDPRDESVGRMDRYSSRDTERSHYRDDYRRRHRDDHDYRRPREYRERSPRDDERPKRRRYDDHDYYSSRQSSRRKSVSPPASRSRNLQSIERELEQLRDVKPINEWVRQNSQWDIKPPGYELVTADQAKMSGLFPLPGAPRTANSDPEKLLEFARSAAGSIMAPPPPLQPGASRQARRLVVSNLPSDFDINTFKPFIEDLFISTTYHKPETRHFSNAYFCKEDNYAILELSKPEDATFLWGLHTAQYAPDISITFNRIKNYIVPQITHETANQRSLDFTQNEVLDSKDKVYFTNFPSNLNEQSVIELFKPFGELLSFQLIKNVADESSKGFGFCEYSDPENTGKAIQNLDGMEFNDKKISVGFSCVGLNQKIPESNVGMVALTELAKSEPRIQATPVLQIHNVVTENEATDPRECEEIQEAVGTQLSQFGKILDIKIPQQKGFSDTPSLGIGKVYVRFADIESAEAAMQEMRGFKFDDRTIVLAFYGEDCYKANAW encoded by the exons CCTCGAGATGAAAGTGTTGGGCGCATGGATAGATATTCCTCTCGTGACACAGAACGAAGTCATTATCGAGATGATTATCGACGCCGTCACAGAGATGACCATGATTATCGACGACCTAGAGAGTATAGAGAGAGAAGCCCCAGAGACGACGAACGACCAAAGAGAAGACGTTATGATGACCACGATTACTATTCTTCAAGACAATCGTCTAGACGCAAAAGCGTGAGCCCGCCAGCAAGTAGATCCCGTAATCTGCAGTCTATAGAACGCGAGTTAGAGCAGCTTAGGGATGTGAAGCCAATTAACGAATGGGTTCGTCAAAATTCTCAATGGGATATCAAGCCCCCAGGCTATGAGTTAGTAACTGCTGACCAAGCTAAAATGTCTGGTTTATTTCCTCTTCCTGGTGCACCTCGTACTGCTAATAGTGATCCTGAAAAGCTTCTTGAGTTTGCTCGATCGGCGGCAGGAAGTATCATGGCACCACCTCCTCCCTTGCAACCTGGTGCTAGTCGTCAAGCTCGAAGATTAGTTGTTTCCAATCTTCCATCAGATTTTGACATAAATACGTTCAAGCCATTTATTGAAGATTTGTTTATATCCACAACATACCATAAGCCAGAAACACGTCATTTTTCGAATGCTTATTTTTGCAAAGAGGATAATTATGCAATTTTAGAATTGTCAAAACCAGAAGACGCTACATTTTTATGGGGCTTACATACCGCCCAATATGCTCCTGATATATCAATAACTTTTAACAGGATTAAAAACTATATTGTTCCACAAATTACACATGAGACTGCAAATCAAAGAAGCTTGGACTTTACGCAAAATGAAGTATTGGATTCCAAGGATAAAGTCTATTTTACCAACTTCCCTTCTAACTTAAACGAACAAAGTGTAATCGAGCTATTTAAACCGTTTGGAGAGTTATTGAGCTTCCAATTGATAAAAAATGTTGCAGACGAATCCTCTAAGGGTTTTGGATTTTGTGAATACAGCGACCCTGAGAATACAGGAAAGGCAATCCAAAATTTGGACGGGATGGAATTTAAcgacaaaaaaattagcGTTGGCTTTTCCTGCGTGGGTTTAAACCAAAAGATACCCGAATCTAATGTAGGAATGGTTGCTTTAACAGAATTAGCTAAAAGTGAACCCAGAATCCAGGCCACACCTGTGTTACAAATTCATAATGTGGTAACGGAGAACGAAGCTACTGATCCTCGAGAATGCGAAG AAATTCAAGAAGCTGTTGGTACTCAATTATCccaatttggaaaaatctTAGACATTAAGATTCCCCAGCAAAAAGGTTTTTCTGACACTCCTTCCCTCGGCATTGGAAAAGTGTACGTCAGATTTGCTGATATTGAATCGGCGGAAGCTGCCATGCAAGAAATGCGAGGTTTTAAATTTGATGATAGAACCATTGTCCTTGCCTTTTATGGGGAG GATTGCTATAAAGCAAACGCTTGGTAA
- the lsd1 gene encoding histone demethylase SWIRM1, whose protein sequence is MMELSPKDDITDVLNNGPSQSADPSLWAIFGQHSMEDSSERRNVGSEVDNSIFDLSQLNEHQLASSVPNPMGLSSHDGLIAKNLEGADSSGKQDASLLSQHMLNAETGPKTMEAKGRKSMNGIRKGKRISATANSLERNGTQFVSNEAPIAVKSSIPALPRTTYERLCYESAIASGLSPNSLSNDEVELLSEILDNPSWLSLYLKIRNGICYLWHRNPTLFVSFNEALGIVRDKMAFPLASLAFEFLTRNGYINYGSLDIAHNVQPGENLPQKTVAIVGAGMAGISCARQLANLFAQYEQDFASRGEKPPQLILYEASSRLGGHVFSHGISLHELLSEEEQIGLQTDALQTCMVNLSSDFLYGCPFLENDPLHIIVSQQLSLEEVVRQKQNLALYDSGAGRIDQRHIDRILLLFRSLLDYFFSMKNDQLLNIVSSPKQKFILTLQNLDWHLVGDVPLSCHDSLKSFLEDSFRNLNHLLHFSIAETRVFEWCVEYLKQTTCVPLELIKPTSFNSVSFPFGETVPSYAIKNGMSTLIEALATTPSPLPVIFDHTVQSVNLHDQKAHLSFTNDTSVTVDKVVMCLPIDKYRNSTVSFGPAISEHKINALNKCYMPNRKKVVFLFKTQFWELNSSIFGSLTSSKKNYIFNDCSDIYGFPSLSVYVDIGANQRIVGRDIVHDILLELGNIFKLENLQPLRTVITNWESNVFLNHSSYAISPEASSEDYSILRESMGDIVYFASEALSKEHSGTLRGAFQSGLLAAKDILSSLIGDVAVPNTLIVEEKLDGSESSRKRPAGQVYDTRREDNDDDKALNYYHDYLRLRKQRLEKEEQECELLIAELLGTRPTAPTRPSANPYLIYQKTQWHVCRALADQEKQRSTGDHEARATKNEIRAKLGKTWRALDDLGKQPWVDEVTARRANYSSRLEEYQRQINAYNVRAAQIRDEHLRKCESQPLPEEEARLKILSQEEDERAQKRRLLENTTLNDSDEEYREDMDYEEQFDDNFSDTFT, encoded by the coding sequence ATGATGGAACTATCTCCAAAGGATGATATTACTGATGTATTGAATAATGGACCGTCGCAATCAGCGGATCCTTCTTTATGGGCAATATTCGGACAACACTCGATGGAAGATTCAAGTGAAAGACGAAATGTTGGTTCTGAAGTAGATAATAGTATTTTTGACCTTAGCCAGTTAAATGAACATCAATTGGCCTCCTCCGTACCCAACCCCATGGGCTTGTCGAGCCATGATGGTCTAATAGCCAAAAATCTTGAAGGAGCAGATTCCTCTGGTAAGCAAGACGCATCTCTGCTTAGCCAGCATATGCTAAACGCCGAAACGGGGCCCAAAACCATGGAGGCGAAAGGTCGAAAATCCATGAATGGCATTCGTAAAGGTAAACGCATTTCTGCTACTGCAAATTCTCTTGAACGTAATGGGACACAATTTGTCTCAAATGAGGCTCCAATCGCCGTGAAGTCTAGCATTCCTGCGCTTCCAAGGACTACCTACGAAAGACTCTGTTACGAGTCAGCAATTGCCAGTGGATTATCTCCTAATTCTCTCTCAAACGATGAAGTAGAGTTACTTTCCGAAATTTTAGATAATCCATCTTGGCTGTCTCTTTATCTAAAAATACGCAATGGCATATGCTATCTTTGGCATAGAAATCCGACACTATTTGTATCCTTTAATGAAGCTTTGGGTATTGTTCGAGACAAGATGGCATTTCCTCTGGCATCCTTGGCTTTTGAGTTTTTAACGCGAAACGGTTATATTAATTATGGGTCACTGGATATTGCTCATAATGTACAACCAGGAGAAAATCTTCCTCAAAAAACAGTAGCTATTGTTGGAGCTGGTATGGCTGGGATAAGTTGCGCACGCCAATTGGCAAATTTATTCGCGCAATACGAACAAGACTTTGCATCACGAGGCGAAAAGCCGCCCCAATTGATTCTTTACGAGGCGTCAAGTCGTTTAGGAGGTCATGTTTTTTCCCATGGAATATCTTTGCATGAATTGTTaagtgaagaagaacagaTCGGACTCCAAACAGATGCACTACAAACATGCATGGTGAATTTGTCTTCTGATTTTCTCTATGGCTGTCcgtttttagaaaatgatCCTTTACACATTATTGTCTCGCAGCAACTTTCATTAGAGGAAGTTGTACGCCAGAAGCAGAATCTCGCTTTATATGATTCGGGAGCAGGTCGGATAGATCAAAGGCATATAGACAGAATTTTACTGTTATTTCGCTCTCTACTtgattatttcttttcaatgaaGAACGATCAGCTTTTGAATATAGTGTCTTCTCCCAAACAAAAGTTTATTCTCACTTTACAGAATTTGGATTGGCATTTAGTTGGTGATGTCCCCTTGTCTTGTCACGACTCgttaaaaagctttttagaGGATTCCTTCAGAAATCTCAATCATTTACTGCACTTTTCCATTGCAGAAACCAGAGTTTTTGAGTGGTGCGTTGAGTACCTAAAACAAACGACTTGCGTGCCGTTAGAATTAATAAAACCGACATCTTTCAATTCTGTTAGCTTTCCTTTCGGTGAAACTGTTCCCTCGTatgcaataaaaaatggcaTGTCAACTTTAATAGAAGCGCTAGCTACGACTCCTAGTCCTTTACCTGTTATATTTGATCATACTGTCCAGTCAGTCAATTTACATGATCAGAAAGCTCACCTCTCATTTACAAATGACACATCTGTAACTGTTGATAAGGTGGTGATGTGTCTACCTATCGATAAATATCGAAATTCTACCGTTTCATTTGGACCAGCAATATCAGAGCATAAAATCAATGCTTTGAATAAGTGCTATATGCCAAATCGTAAAAAAGTGGTTTTCCTGTTTAAAACCCAGTTTTGGGAACTTAACAGTAGTATTTTTGGGTCTTTGACTTCTAGTAAGAAAAACTATATTTTTAACGATTGTTCAGACATATATGGATTCCCATCATTAAGCGTGTATGTGGATATTGGTGCAAATCAACGGATTGTTGGTAGAGACATCGTCCATGATATTCTTTTAGAACTTGGCAATATTTTTAAGCTGGAGAATTTGCAACCATTGAGGACTGTTATAACCAACTGGGAAAGTAATGTATTTTTGAATCACTCTTCTTATGCTATCTCGCCTGAAGCATCGTCAGAAGATTATTCTATATTGAGAGAGAGTATGGGCGATATTGTATATTTTGCCAGCGAAGCGTTGTCAAAAGAGCATTCTGGAACTTTACGAGGGGCTTTTCAGTCTGGTCTACTGGCTGCTAAAGATATTCTTAGCTCTTTAATCGGAGATGTTGCCGTTCCTAATACTTTAATAgtggaagaaaaacttgACGGTTCCGAATCTAGCCGTAAACGACCAGCAGGACAGGTGTATGACACTAGAAGGGAAGATaatgatgatgataaaGCCCTCAATTATTACCACGATTACCTTAGATTAAGGAAGCAGAggcttgaaaaagaagagcaagaaTGCGAGCTTTTAATAGCTGAGCTGCTTGGCACTCGCCCCACTGCCCCTACCAGACCAAGTGCCAATCCATACTTAATATACCAAAAAACTCAATGGCATGTGTGCAGAGCTCTGGCAGAtcaggaaaagcaaagaagtACCGGCGACCATGAAGCACGTGCTactaaaaatgaaatcagGGCAAAGCTTGGGAAGACTTGGAGAGCTCTCGATGATTTAGGAAAACAACCATGGGTTGATGAAGTTACTGCTAGGAGAGCGAATTATTCCAGTCGTTTGGAAGAGTATCAAAGACAAATAAATGCCTATAATGTTCGCGCTGCCCAAATTCGTGATGAACATCTTCGCAAGTGTGAATCTCAGCCTCTTCCCGAGGAAGAAGCAAGGTTAAAGATTCTTTcacaagaagaagatgagcGTGCCCAAAAGCGTCGACTTTTAGAAAATACAACATTGAACGATAGTGACGAGGAATATCGAGAAGATATGGATTATGAAGAACAATTTGATGATAATTTTTCTGATACGTTCACATAA
- the mug97 gene encoding meiotically upregulated protein Mug97 produces the protein MGMSKPVASNTDMKQESRDDLQVQHQINCNELQDQNDAGFYLQTNEGDLPGLTGNQIKKPLTSNSSIKEDPCVSEKPKLYENDEERQSEYYPSDSENQLARSLHSEAFQKPDDVKGQHLQVYTQEFHVQTPLTPQSVTDRTVVSPTDDISPTESVVSTKPDSVFPNRQGHFASGSESSSVFICLYHKQYGKWHLKMSDEDDNQAVEAYAQHFSSENRPSIFYLFRGISFGPEYDYVLRPKNWWNPMSEKVMRKEVVVRKIDTQPGCRSVYERYHQNKVQGGEDLLIVPVYGLNIWIVSLIVASAAGSVIIGLWMRLSDPFFAHGMLLNLGLGSIGSFLYLLSNTWCR, from the coding sequence ATGGGGATGTCGAAACCGGTTGCCAGTAATACCGACATGAAACAAGAAAGTCGTGACGATTTACAGGTTCAGCATCAGATTAATTGTAACGAATTACAAGATCAAAATGATGCTGGCTTCTATTTGCAGACCAACGAAGGTGATCTGCCTGGCTTAACTGGAAATCAGATAAAAAAGCCATTGACGAGCAACTCGTCAATAAAGGAAGATCCCTGCGTATCTGAGAAACCAAAACtttatgaaaatgatgaagaaagacAATCAGAATATTATCCTTCCGATTCTGAAAACCAGCTCGCTCGTAGTTTACACAGcgaagcttttcaaaaaccCGATGATGTGAAAGGACAACACTTACAAGTCTATACTCAAGAATTCCATGTCCAAACTCCTTTAACTCCACAGTCCGTCACAGATAGAACTGTTGTATCGCCAACCGATGATATATCCCCTACTGAATCAGTAGTTTCAACGAAACCAGATTCAGTTTTTCCAAACAGACAAGGGCATTTTGCATCAGGATCGGAAAGTAGTTCTGTGTTCATTTGTTTGTACCACAAGCAGTATGGCAAGTGGCATCTGAAAATGAGTGACGAGGATGATAATCAGGCAGTCGAAGCGTATGCTCAACATTTCAGCAGCGAAAACCGTCCttctattttctatttgtttCGAGGTATTTCGTTTGGTCCGGAATATGACTATGTATTACGCCCCAAAAATTGGTGGAATCCCATGAGCGAAAAAGTTATGCGAAAGGAGGTAGTAGTTCGAAAAATCGACACTCAACCAGGATGTCGATCTGTATACGAACGCTATCATCAAAATAAAGTTCAGGGAGGTGAAGATTTATTAATTGTACCAGTATATGGATTAAATATATGGATTGTCTCCTTAATAGTTGCAAGCGCTGCTGGATCAGTGATAATTGGCTTATGGATGCGGCTTTCAGATCCCTTTTTTGCACATGGAATGCTTCTCAACCTCGGACTAGGAAGTATTGGTAGTTTCTTATACTTGCTTTCGAACACTTGGTGCAGATAA
- the coq6 gene encoding 2-octaprenyl-6-methoxyphenol hydroxylase Coq6 gives MMRMSSTALRVSPEVIRGFASQTNTRKSDFDITIVGTGPVGLALAAGLQTNPHTRSLKVAILDNQNTMKIQDWNPTSYSNRCVSVMSRSRKFFERIGAWDLMRRERLHPFQHIVAYDGITNSKIQFDQTKDTEPMAFMAENVNLQYGLLRSILKRKDLHQDNFDFLVPCNIEGITRDEHTNTPCIHTSTHGVLRTRLLVGADGRNSIVRRFAKIEMPGWAYLAHGVVGTLRVSQNNLPSVAFQRFLPTGPLAYLPLPGDNATFVWSIYSELAKKLLALPEPIFVKFLNAAFLLDQVDLDYLFKMDVSKPKNLEKQLDWRIETKRRSLSFDTPPQITEIVPNSRASFPLRMAHVDEYVKENVALCGDAAHNTHPLAGQGMNTGIQDAEALTNALSYAIQHGQDPGSMFSLQPYFKNRYFKNHVYLGTADKFHKLYALDNCVVSTVRSLGMSLFDRSSKLKQAILSTVAKGI, from the coding sequence ATGATGCGAATGTCTAGTACTGCTTTACGAGTTTCTCCCGAAGTAATTCGTGGGTTTGCTTCCCAGACGAACACACGAAAAAGCGATTTCGATATTACTATTGTCGGAACGGGTCCCGTCGGACTGGCCTTAGCTGCGGGATTACAAACTAATCCTCATACACGGTCATTAAAGGTAGCTATTTTAGACAACCAGAACACTATGAAGATTCAGGATTGGAATCCCACTTCATATTCGAATCGCTGTGTATCCGTGATGTCTCGCAGTCGcaaattctttgaaagaattggaGCTTGGGATCTGATGCGCAGAGAAAGATTACATCCCTTTCAACATATCGTTGCTTACGATGGGATAActaattcaaaaatacaatTTGATCAAACAAAGGATACTGAGCCGATGGCTTTCATGGCGGAAAATGTAAACTTACAATACGGTTTATTACGATCAATcctaaaaagaaaggatcTCCATCAAGAcaattttgatttcttaGTCCCTTGCAATATTGAGGGAATAACAAGAGATGAACACACAAACACACCTTGCATACACACATCAACTCATGGAGTACTTCGCACACGATTGCTGGTTGGGGCCGATGGAAGAAACTCTATAGTCCGCCGATTCGCTAAAATAGAAATGCCTGGTTGGGCATATCTTGCTCACGGCGTCGTTGGAACTTTACGGGTATCCCAAAATAATTTGCCTTCGGTTGCTTTTCAGCGCTTTCTGCCTACGGGTCCTTTGGCATACCTCCCTCTTCCCGGAGACAATGCTACTTTCGTTTGGTCTATATATTCAGAACTAGCAAAAAAGTTGCTTGCCTTACCAGAGCCTATATTTgtcaaatttttgaacGCTGCGTTTCTCTTAGATCAGGTTGATTTAGATTATCTCTTTAAGATGGACGTTAGTAAgccaaaaaatttagaaaagcaGCTAGACTGGAGGATTGAAACTAAGAGACGTTCTTTATCATTTGACACGCCTCCTCAAATTACAGAAATCGTTCCTAATTCACGCGCATCATTTCCTCTACGTATGGCTCATGTTGACGAGTATGTAAAGGAAAATGTTGCGCTGTGTGGCGATGCTGCCCATAATACTCATCCACTTGCTGGACAGGGAATGAACACTGGAATACAAGATGCTGAAGCCTTAACAAACGCTCTTTCTTATGCTATCCAGCACGGACAAGACCCTGGTAGTATGTTCTCGCTTCAGCCTTACTTTAAGAATCGGTACTTTAAGAATCACGTTTATCTTGGCACCGCCGATAAGTTTCATAAACTATATGCTTTGGATAATTGTGTTGTCAGCACCGTACGCTCTCTCGGCATGTCACTCTTCGACCGTAGTTCTAAGCTAAAACAAGCTATTCTTTCCACGGTTGCCAAAGGAATTTAA
- the tif1102 gene encoding translation initiation factor eIF1A-like: MSKKALSQLSFDPPESLDKDQVVAKVLQLRGSALFTVCEPNGNELLVEIPAKYRSKAWIKRGGYVVVDKSEFTDQQNKIDGSIVYVVQHPLKNWEKQSYWPKEFVNNTAAEIDESSSSESAEESD; the protein is encoded by the exons atGTCAAAGAAAGCTTTGTCCCAGTTATCGTTTGACCCTCCTGAATCCTTGGACAAGGATCAAGTCGTTGCTAAAGTACTGCAACTTAGGGGTTCAGCATTATTCACTGTTTGTGAACCCAATGGAAACGAATTACTCGTTGAAATACCTGCAAAATATCGGAGCAAAGCATGGATTAAACGGGGTGGATATGTTGTAGTGGACAAGTCTGAATTTACTGATcagcaaaacaaaatcgaTGGTTCTATTGTATACGTGGTTCAGCACCCGTTAAAGAATTGGGAGAAGCAATCTTACTG GCCTAAAGAGTTTGTCAATAATACCGCTGCAGAGATCGATGAAAGTAGCAGTAGTGAAAGTGCCGAGGAGAGTGATTGA
- the mug57 gene encoding cell surface fascilin domain protein, implicated in adhesion Mug57, with protein sequence MKLLSYFIFKVFFLSTFIHIATAVSFHQKPFQMQATHQPRLFELLAGSRDCNIFSDILMQFPELVERLKSSDEHTTVLVPTDLAFQNLKVKPWKLDTLEAKFEMPSEPVHITEEQAQGNLHHFIKSHFVSVNPSHGNGECKSLSGSTINVIKQKDILYLNDSVQVLSIKRASNGEVWILNNTLSAPSVRKQV encoded by the coding sequence ATGAAATTATTGTCCTACTTTATCTTTAAAGTGTTCTTCTTGTCTACGTTTATACATATCGCAACCGCTGTTTCGTTTCATCAAAAGCCTTTCCAAATGCAAGCTACTCACCAACCTCGTTTATTTGAGCTACTAGCTGGTTCAAGGGATTGCAATATTTTTTCAGACATTCTTATGCAATTTCCTGAGCTTGTTGAAAGACTTAAAAGTAGTGATGAACATACTACGGTTTTGGTACCCACGGATTTGgcatttcaaaatttgaaagtAAAGCCATGGAAATTGGATACATTGGAAGCTAAGTTTGAGATGCCTTCTGAGCCAGTTCACATCACTGAAGAACAAGCTCAAGGAAATTTGCATCATTTCATTAAATCCCACTTTGTCTCTGTGAATCCTTCTCATGGTAATGGAGAATGTAAGTCATTAAGTGGATCAACCATAAATGtcattaaacaaaaagatattCTTTACCTAAATGATTCAGTACAAGTGCTTTCTATCAAAAGAGCAAGCAATGGAGAAGTGTGGATTCTAAACAATACTTTATCTGCACCAAGTGTTCGAAAGCAAGTATAA